ATCTTTAATGGTGGAGAAAAAATTTGGAGAGGCTGGAGAAACTGTTGTAATCGAGGAAATCTTAGAAGGAGAGGAAGTTTCAATTTTAGCTCTTATTTCTGGAGATAAAATCATCCCTTTTATCCCTTCACAGGATCATAAAAGAGCCTTCGATGGAGATAAAGGACCCAACACAGGAGGGATGGGGGCTTATGCACCCGTTCCCTTTATTAGAGAAAGGGAACTTTCTGAGATAAAAGAGAAAATATTTAGCCCAATAATAAAAGGCTTAGGAAGAAAAGGAATAGAATATAAAGGCGTTCTTTATGGCGGATTAATTATTACAAAAGAAGGCCCTTTAGTTCTTGAGTTTAATGTAAGATTTGGAGATCCTGAAACCCAAGCTATTTTACCTCTCTTAGAAGACGACTTATTAGAACTTCTTTTAATGGCGAATGAATATAAATTACCAGATAAGTTGAATTTCAGCAAGAACTTTGCTCTTGCGGTTGTTTTGGCTTCAAAAGGATACCCAGAAAAATACGAAAAAGATTTTGAGGTTATTATCCCTTCTGATCCTACTTGTAATATATTCCATGCAGGAACAGAACTTAGAGATGGACATTTTTACGTAACTGGGGGAAGGGTCCTTTCTTGTGTTGGAGTAGGAGAAACATTACCTATTGCAAAAGAAAAAGCTTATCAGTGCATAAGAAAAATGGAAGGGGAAAAACTATTTTATAGAAAGGATATTGGAGAAAGAGGAATTAAATTTTTATCTTAGAAAATGTTTTTCCTAAATCTTTTTAAATTTGAATAATTTATTTGAAAGAGGAAAAGGAAAGGCTCCTTTATCATATAGAGTTAGACCAAAGAAATTAGAAGATTTTATAGGTCAGGAAGAGATAATAGGGCCTGGTTCTCCCCTAAGAAAACTCATTGAGATGGGGGAAGTTCCTTCTTTAATTTTCTGGGGACCTCCAGGTTCAGGGAAAACTACCCTTGCTTACATAATCTCTAATTATCTAAAAGCTAATTTTGAAAGCCTCAGTGCCACAGAGAGTGGTGTTAAAGATGTAAGAGAGATAATCCAAAAAGCAAAATATCTTTTACAAAATAAAAATAAAAAGACAATCCTTTTTATTGACGAAATTCATCGCTTCAATAAAGCACAACAGGATGTCTTACTTCCAGCTCTTGAAGATGGGACTCTCATTCTTATAGGGGCAACAACTGAAAATCCTTCCTTTGAAGTAATTTCTCCTCTGCTTTCCAGGGTAAGAACATACATTTTAAAACCGTTAACTCCAGAAGAAATCAAAAAGATAATAAATAGAGCTTTAAAGATAGATGAAGAACTTAAAAAAATTGAGATAGAAATAGGAGAAGAGGAAAAAGATTATCTTGCAAAAATATCTTTAGGAGATGCAAGAGTAGCCCTAAATGTGCTTGAAACAAGTGTAAAGATTTGCGCAAGAGACAAAAGGAAAATAGACAAGGATTTAATATCAAGCGTTCTTCAAAGACAAGTTATATACGATAAATCAGGTGAAGAACATTATAATATCATTTCGGCTTTTATAAAATCTATTCGTGGGAGTGATCCTGATGCAGCTCTTTATTGGATGGTGAGAATGTTAGAAGGAGGAGAAGATCCACTTTTTATTGCAAGAAGGTTGGTTATCCTTGCTTCAGAAGACATTGGTAACGCTGACCCAAGAGCCCTTCCTTTAGCCGTGGCCGCTAAAGAAGCCATTGATTTTGTTGGAATGCCTGAGGCCGGTATAATTCTTGCCCATGCCGTAACTTATCTCGCTTCTGCTCCAAAAAGTAATGCTTCATATTTAGCTTATAATAAAGCTCGGGCATTTTTTAAAGAGCATCCAAATGGAAAAGTCCCACTTCATCTTAGAAACGCTCCTACTGAATTTATGAAAGAAATTGGTTATGGAGAAGGTTATAAGTATCCCCATAATTACCCAGGACATTTTGTCCCTGAAAACTATTTCCCGGATGGGATTAAGAAAAAAATATTTTATGAGCCAACAGATGAAGGATGGGAGAAAAATATAAAAGAGAGGCTCAAAAAGTTAAAAGAAGAGCAGAAAGAAATATAGTCCTTGAAATTTTTCCCCTTGACATTTTTAAAATTATCCTTATCATTCTTCATAAAAAGGAGGTAAAATGGAACTTCAATACAAATGGGAAGATATATTTAAAGCTGGACGTTTAGGGGTGAATCCAAGAAAAATAAGTGTTGGAGTAAAAGGTTTATTTTATGGGGTCTTACTATACAGTGTCCTATCTTATATAGCCTTAGTAGTTTCAGGATGGCAGATAAAGGAAATTTGGCAAACATTTAGATTTATTCCAGCTCCTTTTGTTAAAGGAAATCTAAATCTTATTGGGATTATAATTTACATAATAGCTTGCTTGGGCACCCTTTTCTTTTATCTTGTGACTCTTACAGCAATTTCTAAGATTACTTTTGAGCAATTAAAAGGGGATGAGTTCTACGAAGCGAAAGAAGCTTGGTCCTTTGCTTGGAAGAATTGGAAAGGAGCTTTTGGATCTCCTTTATTCTTAGCAATAGCCATCTTCTGTTTCCTCTTAGTGGGTGTGGTGATGGCATTAATTGTTCGTCTCCCTCATGTGGGACCAATCTTTATAAGTTTGTTTTCTTTTCCTCTTATAGGAGGAGCTTTCTTAATTGTTTATCTAACAATTGTGACAATGGTTGTTCTCATTGCTGGTCCTGCTATAGTGGGAACTACAAATAGTGATACTTTTGATACTGTATTTGAGGGCTTTTCTTTAATTAATGACCAAACTTGGAGATTTCTGCTATGGGAAGTAATTCTTCTTTTGTTTACCTTAATTTGCACTTTTATTCTTGCATATTTAGCTAAAAAAGCCTTGTGGCTAACAAATATTGTTTTTACAAAATGGGGTGGAAAGAATTGGCCTATTATGTGGGGAAATGCAAAATGGTTATTATATATCCCGAATTTCTTCCCTATTATTGTCGGGAAATTCTTTCCCTCGATTGTCTTTCCAAACGTAGAATTTGTAACTGAAGGGGTGGCTAAATCTACTCTTGTGGCAAGTTTCATCTTAGGTCTTACACTATATCTTATAGTCTTCATCGTATTAGGATATGGATTATCAGTTTTAGGTTCTGGACAAACAGTTATCTATACAATACTTGTGAAGTTTAAAGATAAGAAAGACCTTCTTGAAGAGAAAGAAGAACTTTTTGGAGAAGAAGTTAAAGAAGAAGAGAAAAAAGAGGAAGAAAAAGAGAAGAAAGCCACACCAAAAAGAAGAGTAAGAAAGAAAAAAGCAGAAAAGAAAAAATAGTTTAAAATTTATTGCTTATTTACTTTCTCTTCTAAGATTCTAAGTGTATTTCTGGACAAAATTCCGGGAGGAAGAAGAGGGTAATTTTTTATCAATTCTTTAAAATACTCTTTTGTCTTTTTGGGTTTCTCTTCCATCCAATTCATACCAAGTTTAAAAATCACATAAGGATAAATAATAGAGTCTGAGGGTATTTTTTTTAAATAAAGAGTTTCCGGAGAAATAACAAAATACCGAATATAAGGAGAGTGAAAAGAAAATAAACTATCTTTAGAAACTCCTATTTCTCTTTTTATATATTCTATGAGTTCTTCTCTATCCACCTCAAGATTAAAGAGCAAGAATAAATTTAAGGAAAAAATATCACCTTTTGTGGCAGATTCTTTTATTTCTTCAATTCCTCCTTTAATATCACCCTTTAAAATTTTAATACACCCTGTAAGTCTTTTATCTTGAGTTAGAGACAAAGCTTTTTCATATTCACTATTTCTAATAA
This window of the candidate division WOR-3 bacterium genome carries:
- a CDS encoding replication-associated recombination protein A; this translates as MNNLFERGKGKAPLSYRVRPKKLEDFIGQEEIIGPGSPLRKLIEMGEVPSLIFWGPPGSGKTTLAYIISNYLKANFESLSATESGVKDVREIIQKAKYLLQNKNKKTILFIDEIHRFNKAQQDVLLPALEDGTLILIGATTENPSFEVISPLLSRVRTYILKPLTPEEIKKIINRALKIDEELKKIEIEIGEEEKDYLAKISLGDARVALNVLETSVKICARDKRKIDKDLISSVLQRQVIYDKSGEEHYNIISAFIKSIRGSDPDAALYWMVRMLEGGEDPLFIARRLVILASEDIGNADPRALPLAVAAKEAIDFVGMPEAGIILAHAVTYLASAPKSNASYLAYNKARAFFKEHPNGKVPLHLRNAPTEFMKEIGYGEGYKYPHNYPGHFVPENYFPDGIKKKIFYEPTDEGWEKNIKERLKKLKEEQKEI
- the purD gene encoding phosphoribosylamine--glycine ligase yields the protein MKVLVIGGGGREHAIGWKLSKSKKLSKLYFAPGNGGTSLLGKNINYSSNEDILNFAIEEKIDFTVVGPEKPLVEGIVDSFLKEGLNIFGPKKDAAQLEGSKAFSKEIMASMNIPTAYFEIFDDFNAAKRYIEKKNGKVVVKASGLAAGKGVTVCHSKEEGIKALESLMVEKKFGEAGETVVIEEILEGEEVSILALISGDKIIPFIPSQDHKRAFDGDKGPNTGGMGAYAPVPFIRERELSEIKEKIFSPIIKGLGRKGIEYKGVLYGGLIITKEGPLVLEFNVRFGDPETQAILPLLEDDLLELLLMANEYKLPDKLNFSKNFALAVVLASKGYPEKYEKDFEVIIPSDPTCNIFHAGTELRDGHFYVTGGRVLSCVGVGETLPIAKEKAYQCIRKMEGEKLFYRKDIGERGIKFLS